A DNA window from Mya arenaria isolate MELC-2E11 chromosome 17, ASM2691426v1 contains the following coding sequences:
- the LOC128223966 gene encoding protein lev-9-like isoform X2: MRIVCFLIFVSGIPAVTGLDELCPPRQLQIPQGRECQKPCERDRDCRSRRKACRCDGICGRSCIRAGTECVVLNHIPNGLVDMRPNNKFGAVAQYACNEGYKLRGDPARVCQGDEQWSGTEPQCFQDLTEKVICSAPPEIPNAVHNGFIDQNAFEIGKMLQYECLPDFQMNRDGVTRAWCVKSGEWVGPTMTCTRKGAWCPRLQDIDNGWVEQDTTTSQGGIARYTCKLGYFLAGRNQRTCLSSGEWDGVTPSCEKVTCKRPPKLDHAAHDGDPAQEMYPSGGQLLYTCAYGYHPDGNPQVMCNGEGNWVGLTLTCTPKSCGYPGEIDKGHRIGFVFTFPNKVTYQCMEGYTLQGENYKMCQADGTWSGKTPTCEPVRCPTLKAPVFGRMYGTGNDYGAVIRFECEDKYKVMGSTERRCQADRSWSGELTRCEEINCGWPTPFYNGYLIGHDTSVGGTLFFSCKIHATFEGTAFQTRCLETGEWSDPPPMCWSQCQIPVIPNATLEGGRPLTYVNHKTVIQFQCKGGLVANGGTGMKCDNGTWSVTPECAPAPCMQPPPHVHNGMRVFMGQDHGLRAKYVCFAGYMLTGMNSTYLMCNFGQWEGGRPHCEEFFCPNPYNVTGDILHGTINKKVDKGRFSFKKYMYTIRHGDRIEFQCDAGYRVDGHAGATCVDGQWQPPLGNGSSICIPAVHPPFRHLWEPIDNLRN, from the exons gCACGGAATGTGTAGTGCTAAATCATATTCCGAATGGTCTCGTGGATATGCGCCCGAACAACAAATTTGGTGCCGTGGCCCAGTACGCTTGTAACGAAGGTTATAAACTACGGGGTGATCCAGCACGAGTTTGCCAAGGTGACGAGCAATGGAGCGGCACGGAACCACAATGTTTCCAGGACCTTACAG aAAAGGTTATCTGCTCGGCACCCCCTGAAATACCAAACGCCGTGCACAACGGCTTTATTGACCAGAACGCGTTCGAGATCGGCAAGATGCTTCAGTATGAATGTCTGCCAGATTTCCAAATGAACCGTGATGGCGTGACAAGGGCCTGGTGTGTCAAAAGTGGGGAGTGGGTGGGGCCGACTATGACGTGTACTAGGAAAG GGGCGTGGTGTCCACGTCTTCAAGACATTGACAATGGATGGGTGGAGCAGGACACAACAACGTCACAAGGGGGCATCGCCAG GTACACGTGCAAGTTGGGATATTTCCTGGCGGGGCGGAATCAAAGAACATGCTTATCGAGCGGCGAGTGGGACGGGGTCACACCTAGTTGTGAAAAAG TTACCTGCAAGCGTCCACCTAAACTCGACCACGCCGCGCACGATGGTGACCCGGCGCAGGAGATGTATCCGTCGGGCGGTCAGCTGCTCTACACATGCGCATACGGGTATCATCCGGACGGCAACCCGCAGGTCATGTGCAACGGCGAGGGAAACTGGGTGGGACTGACACTGACGTGCACGC CGAAAAGCTGCGGTTACCCGGGAGAAATTGATAAGGGCCACAGGATTGGTTTTGTGTTCACATTCCCAAACAAGGTGACCTACCAATGCATGGAGGGGTATACCTTACAGGGAGAGAACTACAAAATGTGCCAGGCGGACGGGACTTGGAGTGGGAAGACACCCACGTGCGAAC CTGTTCGTTGCCCAACTCTGAAGGCCCCGGTGTTCGGCCGTATGTACGGGACAGGCAACGATTATGGCGCAGTCATTAG GTTCGAGTGTGAGGACAAGTACAAGGTGATGGGGTCCACTGAACGACGATGCCAGGCCGACAGGTCCTGGAGCGGTGAACTCACCAGATGTGAAG AGATCAACTGTGGTTGGCCAACGCCGTTCTACAACGGCTATTTGATTGGTCACGACACATCGGTGGGAGGAACTTTATTTTTCAG CTGTAAAATCCACGCAACGTTCGAGGGAACAGCATTTCAGACAAGATGTCTCGAAACAGGAGAATGGTCAGATCCCCCGCCAATGTGCTGGA GCCAGTGTCAGATTCCAGTAATTCCCAACGCCACACTTGAAGGAGGACGTCCGTTGACATACGTTAATCACAAAACTGTCATCCAATTCCAATGTAAGGGCGGGCTCGTTGCCAATGGGGGCACGGGCATGAAGTGTGACAATGGCACCTGGAGTGTGACACCGGAATGCGCACCAG CACCATGTATGCAGCCACCGCCCCACGTACATAATGGTATGAGGGTGTTTATGGGTCAAGATCATGGACTGCGAGCCAAATATGTGTGTTTTGCGGGCTACATGCTAACGGGGATGAATAGCACATATCTGATGTGTAACTTTGGACAGTGGGAAGGCGGACGCCCTCATTGCGAAGAAT TCTTTTGTCCAAACCCATACAACGTTACGGGAGACATTTTACACGGCACAATCAACAAGAAGGTGGACAAGGGGCGATTTAGTTtcaagaaatacatgtacacaattcGCCACGGGGATCGTATCGAGTTCCAGTGCGATGCTGGTTATCGAGTGGACGGACATGCTGGGGCAACATGCGTTGATGGACAATGGCAGCCACCGCTTGGCAACGGCTCATCCATTTGTATCCCAGCTGTTCACCCGCCCTTCCGACACCTTTGGGAACCAATCGATAACTTGAGGAACTAA
- the LOC128223966 gene encoding protein lev-9-like isoform X3, whose protein sequence is MRIACFLICVSGIPAVTGLDELCPPRQLQIPQGRECQKPCERDRDCRSRRKACRCDGICGRSCIRAGTECVVLNHIPNGLVDMRPNNKFGAVAQYACNEGYKLRGDPARVCQGDEQWSGTEPQCFQDLTEKVICSAPPEIPNAVHNGFIDQNAFEIGKMLQYECLPDFQMNRDGVTRAWCVKSGEWVGPTMTCTRKGAWCPRLQDIDNGWVEQDTTTSQGGIARYTCKLGYFLAGRNQRTCLSSGEWDGVTPSCEKVTCKRPPKLDHAAHDGDPAQEMYPSGGQLLYTCAYGYHPDGNPQVMCNGEGNWVGLTLTCTPKSCGYPGEIDKGHRIGFVFTFPNKVTYQCMEGYTLQGENYKMCQADGTWSGKTPTCEPVRCPTLKAPVFGRMYGTGNDYGAVIRFECEDKYKVMGSTERRCQADRSWSGELTRCEEINCGWPTPFYNGYLIGHDTSVGGTLFFSCKIHATFEGTAFQTRCLETGEWSDPPPMCWSQCQIPVIPNATLEGGRPLTYVNHKTVIQFQCKGGLVANGGTGMKCDNGTWSVTPECAPAPCMQPPPHVHNGMRVFMGQDHGLRAKYVCFAGYMLTGMNSTYLMCNFGQWEGGRPHCEEFFCPNPYNVTGDILHGTINKKVDKGRFSFKKYMYTIRHGDRIEFQCDAGYRVDGHAGATCVDGQWQPPLGNGSSICIPAVHPPFRHLWEPIDNLRN, encoded by the exons gCACGGAATGTGTAGTGCTAAATCATATTCCGAATGGTCTCGTGGATATGCGCCCGAACAACAAATTTGGTGCCGTGGCCCAGTACGCTTGTAACGAAGGTTATAAACTACGGGGTGATCCAGCACGAGTTTGCCAAGGTGACGAGCAATGGAGCGGCACGGAACCACAATGTTTCCAGGACCTTACAG aAAAGGTTATCTGCTCGGCACCCCCTGAAATACCAAACGCCGTGCACAACGGCTTTATTGACCAGAACGCGTTCGAGATCGGCAAGATGCTTCAGTATGAATGTCTGCCAGATTTCCAAATGAACCGTGATGGCGTGACAAGGGCCTGGTGTGTCAAAAGTGGGGAGTGGGTGGGGCCGACTATGACGTGTACTAGGAAAG GGGCGTGGTGTCCACGTCTTCAAGACATTGACAATGGATGGGTGGAGCAGGACACAACAACGTCACAAGGGGGCATCGCCAG GTACACGTGCAAGTTGGGATATTTCCTGGCGGGGCGGAATCAAAGAACATGCTTATCGAGCGGCGAGTGGGACGGGGTCACACCTAGTTGTGAAAAAG TTACCTGCAAGCGTCCACCTAAACTCGACCACGCCGCGCACGATGGTGACCCGGCGCAGGAGATGTATCCGTCGGGCGGTCAGCTGCTCTACACATGCGCATACGGGTATCATCCGGACGGCAACCCGCAGGTCATGTGCAACGGCGAGGGAAACTGGGTGGGACTGACACTGACGTGCACGC CGAAAAGCTGCGGTTACCCGGGAGAAATTGATAAGGGCCACAGGATTGGTTTTGTGTTCACATTCCCAAACAAGGTGACCTACCAATGCATGGAGGGGTATACCTTACAGGGAGAGAACTACAAAATGTGCCAGGCGGACGGGACTTGGAGTGGGAAGACACCCACGTGCGAAC CTGTTCGTTGCCCAACTCTGAAGGCCCCGGTGTTCGGCCGTATGTACGGGACAGGCAACGATTATGGCGCAGTCATTAG GTTCGAGTGTGAGGACAAGTACAAGGTGATGGGGTCCACTGAACGACGATGCCAGGCCGACAGGTCCTGGAGCGGTGAACTCACCAGATGTGAAG AGATCAACTGTGGTTGGCCAACGCCGTTCTACAACGGCTATTTGATTGGTCACGACACATCGGTGGGAGGAACTTTATTTTTCAG CTGTAAAATCCACGCAACGTTCGAGGGAACAGCATTTCAGACAAGATGTCTCGAAACAGGAGAATGGTCAGATCCCCCGCCAATGTGCTGGA GCCAGTGTCAGATTCCAGTAATTCCCAACGCCACACTTGAAGGAGGACGTCCGTTGACATACGTTAATCACAAAACTGTCATCCAATTCCAATGTAAGGGCGGGCTCGTTGCCAATGGGGGCACGGGCATGAAGTGTGACAATGGCACCTGGAGTGTGACACCGGAATGCGCACCAG CACCATGTATGCAGCCACCGCCCCACGTACATAATGGTATGAGGGTGTTTATGGGTCAAGATCATGGACTGCGAGCCAAATATGTGTGTTTTGCGGGCTACATGCTAACGGGGATGAATAGCACATATCTGATGTGTAACTTTGGACAGTGGGAAGGCGGACGCCCTCATTGCGAAGAAT TCTTTTGTCCAAACCCATACAACGTTACGGGAGACATTTTACACGGCACAATCAACAAGAAGGTGGACAAGGGGCGATTTAGTTtcaagaaatacatgtacacaattcGCCACGGGGATCGTATCGAGTTCCAGTGCGATGCTGGTTATCGAGTGGACGGACATGCTGGGGCAACATGCGTTGATGGACAATGGCAGCCACCGCTTGGCAACGGCTCATCCATTTGTATCCCAGCTGTTCACCCGCCCTTCCGACACCTTTGGGAACCAATCGATAACTTGAGGAACTAA
- the LOC128223966 gene encoding protein lev-9-like isoform X1 encodes MRVVCFLVCVSGISGILGVTGLDELCPPRQLQIPQGRECQKPCERDRDCRSRRKACRCDGICGRSCIRAGTECVVLNHIPNGLVDMRPNNKFGAVAQYACNEGYKLRGDPARVCQGDEQWSGTEPQCFQDLTEKVICSAPPEIPNAVHNGFIDQNAFEIGKMLQYECLPDFQMNRDGVTRAWCVKSGEWVGPTMTCTRKGAWCPRLQDIDNGWVEQDTTTSQGGIARYTCKLGYFLAGRNQRTCLSSGEWDGVTPSCEKVTCKRPPKLDHAAHDGDPAQEMYPSGGQLLYTCAYGYHPDGNPQVMCNGEGNWVGLTLTCTPKSCGYPGEIDKGHRIGFVFTFPNKVTYQCMEGYTLQGENYKMCQADGTWSGKTPTCEPVRCPTLKAPVFGRMYGTGNDYGAVIRFECEDKYKVMGSTERRCQADRSWSGELTRCEEINCGWPTPFYNGYLIGHDTSVGGTLFFSCKIHATFEGTAFQTRCLETGEWSDPPPMCWSQCQIPVIPNATLEGGRPLTYVNHKTVIQFQCKGGLVANGGTGMKCDNGTWSVTPECAPAPCMQPPPHVHNGMRVFMGQDHGLRAKYVCFAGYMLTGMNSTYLMCNFGQWEGGRPHCEEFFCPNPYNVTGDILHGTINKKVDKGRFSFKKYMYTIRHGDRIEFQCDAGYRVDGHAGATCVDGQWQPPLGNGSSICIPAVHPPFRHLWEPIDNLRN; translated from the exons gCACGGAATGTGTAGTGCTAAATCATATTCCGAATGGTCTCGTGGATATGCGCCCGAACAACAAATTTGGTGCCGTGGCCCAGTACGCTTGTAACGAAGGTTATAAACTACGGGGTGATCCAGCACGAGTTTGCCAAGGTGACGAGCAATGGAGCGGCACGGAACCACAATGTTTCCAGGACCTTACAG aAAAGGTTATCTGCTCGGCACCCCCTGAAATACCAAACGCCGTGCACAACGGCTTTATTGACCAGAACGCGTTCGAGATCGGCAAGATGCTTCAGTATGAATGTCTGCCAGATTTCCAAATGAACCGTGATGGCGTGACAAGGGCCTGGTGTGTCAAAAGTGGGGAGTGGGTGGGGCCGACTATGACGTGTACTAGGAAAG GGGCGTGGTGTCCACGTCTTCAAGACATTGACAATGGATGGGTGGAGCAGGACACAACAACGTCACAAGGGGGCATCGCCAG GTACACGTGCAAGTTGGGATATTTCCTGGCGGGGCGGAATCAAAGAACATGCTTATCGAGCGGCGAGTGGGACGGGGTCACACCTAGTTGTGAAAAAG TTACCTGCAAGCGTCCACCTAAACTCGACCACGCCGCGCACGATGGTGACCCGGCGCAGGAGATGTATCCGTCGGGCGGTCAGCTGCTCTACACATGCGCATACGGGTATCATCCGGACGGCAACCCGCAGGTCATGTGCAACGGCGAGGGAAACTGGGTGGGACTGACACTGACGTGCACGC CGAAAAGCTGCGGTTACCCGGGAGAAATTGATAAGGGCCACAGGATTGGTTTTGTGTTCACATTCCCAAACAAGGTGACCTACCAATGCATGGAGGGGTATACCTTACAGGGAGAGAACTACAAAATGTGCCAGGCGGACGGGACTTGGAGTGGGAAGACACCCACGTGCGAAC CTGTTCGTTGCCCAACTCTGAAGGCCCCGGTGTTCGGCCGTATGTACGGGACAGGCAACGATTATGGCGCAGTCATTAG GTTCGAGTGTGAGGACAAGTACAAGGTGATGGGGTCCACTGAACGACGATGCCAGGCCGACAGGTCCTGGAGCGGTGAACTCACCAGATGTGAAG AGATCAACTGTGGTTGGCCAACGCCGTTCTACAACGGCTATTTGATTGGTCACGACACATCGGTGGGAGGAACTTTATTTTTCAG CTGTAAAATCCACGCAACGTTCGAGGGAACAGCATTTCAGACAAGATGTCTCGAAACAGGAGAATGGTCAGATCCCCCGCCAATGTGCTGGA GCCAGTGTCAGATTCCAGTAATTCCCAACGCCACACTTGAAGGAGGACGTCCGTTGACATACGTTAATCACAAAACTGTCATCCAATTCCAATGTAAGGGCGGGCTCGTTGCCAATGGGGGCACGGGCATGAAGTGTGACAATGGCACCTGGAGTGTGACACCGGAATGCGCACCAG CACCATGTATGCAGCCACCGCCCCACGTACATAATGGTATGAGGGTGTTTATGGGTCAAGATCATGGACTGCGAGCCAAATATGTGTGTTTTGCGGGCTACATGCTAACGGGGATGAATAGCACATATCTGATGTGTAACTTTGGACAGTGGGAAGGCGGACGCCCTCATTGCGAAGAAT TCTTTTGTCCAAACCCATACAACGTTACGGGAGACATTTTACACGGCACAATCAACAAGAAGGTGGACAAGGGGCGATTTAGTTtcaagaaatacatgtacacaattcGCCACGGGGATCGTATCGAGTTCCAGTGCGATGCTGGTTATCGAGTGGACGGACATGCTGGGGCAACATGCGTTGATGGACAATGGCAGCCACCGCTTGGCAACGGCTCATCCATTTGTATCCCAGCTGTTCACCCGCCCTTCCGACACCTTTGGGAACCAATCGATAACTTGAGGAACTAA
- the LOC128223968 gene encoding epsin-like has translation MKSKLLMGLAVLQAVTLVMSVATKTSTSMEMTTGTIMGDMVTPVGGHTNSGVGVKTSTPSGILSSSEHMGGLPGMDMTSKKTSSGNMDMGGKGNIDMGGMENMGSTKKMNMNGIGNMNMTGVENMNMSGMANMNMSGMGHINMSGMDHMNMSGMANMNMSGMANMNMSGMANMNMSGMANMNMSGMVHMNISGMANMNMHEMGNMSGKGNMSGMGHMNMSGMGHMNMSGMGHMNMHEMGNMSGKGNMSGMGHMNMSGMGHMNMSGMGHMNMHEMGNMSGKGNMSGMGHMNMSGMGHMNMSGMGHMNMSGMGHMNMNGMGHMNMGGMGHMNMGGMGHMNMGGMGHMNMGGMGHMGMMDPSKKGCNMMGMLMYFHTGKCELLLFEQILTRTVGHMVAACVVLLAFAAVFEAWKMLRQKLKRLEMSRLGPKPSAVAIKGVTKNQTACSSMFGINHMSQSCMHVVQVIVSYIIMLAFMNFNVWICISIVLGSGLGYFLFGWTRSSVSDTEDHHAEK, from the exons ATGAAGTCGAAATTACTAATG GGGCTAGCAGTTTTACAGGCCGTGACTCTCGTCATGTCTGTTGCTACAAAGACTTCAACCAGCATGGAAATGACCACAGGAACAATTATGGGGGATATGGTTACGCCAGTAGGTGGACATACGAATAGTGGTGTTGGGGTTAAGACATCAACTCCAAGTGGCATACTCTCTTCCTCTGAACATATGGGTGGGCTTCCCGGAATGGACATGACTAGTAAGAAGACATCAAGTGGGAATATGGATATGGGTGGGAAGGGAAATATTGATATGGGTGGAATGGAAAATATGGGTTCAACtaagaaaatgaatatgaaCGGAATAGGAAATATGAATATGACAGGTgtggaaaatatgaatatgagcGGAATGGCAAATATGAATATGAGTGGAATGGGTCATATAAATATGAGTGGAATGGATCATATGAATATGAGTGGAATGGCAAATATGAATATGAGTGGAATGGCAAATATGAATATGAGTGGAATGGCAAATATGAATATGAGTGGAATGGCAAATATGAATATGAGTGGAATGGTTCATATGAATATAAGTGGAATGGCaaatatgaatatgcatgaaatgGGAAACATGAGCGGAAAGGGAAATATGAGTGGAATGGGTCATATGAATATGAGTGGAATGGGTCATATGAATATGAGCGGAATGGGTcatatgaatatgcatgaaatgGGAAACATGAGCGGAAAGGGAAATATGAGTGGAATGGGTCATATGAATATGAGTGGAATGGGTCATATGAATATGAGCGGAATGGGTcatatgaatatgcatgaaatgGGAAACATGAGTGGAAAGGGAAATATGAGTGGAATGGGTCATATGAATATGAGTGGAATGGGTCATATGAATATGAGTGGAATGGGTCATATGAATATGAGTGGAATGGGTCATATGAATATGAATGGAATGGGTCATATGAATATGGGTGGAATGGGTCATATGAATATGGGTGGAATGGGACATATGAATATGGGTGGAATGGGACATATGAATATGGGTGGAATGGGACATATGGGAATGATGGATCCAAGCAAGAAAGGCTGCAACATGATGGGGATGTTG ATGTATTTTCACACAGGAAAGTGCGAACTCTTGTTGTTTGAGCAAATCCTTACCAGAACAGTTGGAC ATATGGTTGCGGCCTGCGTTGTTTTGCTGGCTTTTGCTGCTGTGTTCGAGGCTTGGAAGATGTTAAGGCAGAAACTAAAGCGATTGGAAATGTCGAGATTAGGGCCTAAACCAAGCGCTGTCGCCATCAAGGGTGTTACAAAGAACCAAACAGCATG ttcCTCCATGTTCGGAATCAATCACATGAGCCAGTCGTGCATGCACGTGGTCCAAGTGATCGTCAGTTATATCATCATGCTTGCCTTCATGAACTTCAATGTCTGGATCTGTATTTCCATTGTGTTGGGTTCTGGACTCGGGTATTTTCTGTTTGGGTGGACTAGAAGCTCTGTGTCTGATACGGAAGACCACCATGCGGAGAAATAA
- the LOC128223966 gene encoding protein lev-9-like isoform X4, giving the protein MRIVYFLISFSGISAVTGLDELCPPRQLQIPQGRECQKPCERDRDCRSRRKACRCDGICGRSCIRAGTECVVLNHIPNGLVDMRPNNKFGAVAQYACNEGYKLRGDPARVCQGDEQWSGTEPQCFQDLTEKVICSAPPEIPNAVHNGFIDQNAFEIGKMLQYECLPDFQMNRDGVTRAWCVKSGEWVGPTMTCTRKGAWCPRLQDIDNGWVEQDTTTSQGGIARYTCKLGYFLAGRNQRTCLSSGEWDGVTPSCEKVTCKRPPKLDHAAHDGDPAQEMYPSGGQLLYTCAYGYHPDGNPQVMCNGEGNWVGLTLTCTPKSCGYPGEIDKGHRIGFVFTFPNKVTYQCMEGYTLQGENYKMCQADGTWSGKTPTCEPVRCPTLKAPVFGRMYGTGNDYGAVIRFECEDKYKVMGSTERRCQADRSWSGELTRCEEINCGWPTPFYNGYLIGHDTSVGGTLFFSCKIHATFEGTAFQTRCLETGEWSDPPPMCWSQCQIPVIPNATLEGGRPLTYVNHKTVIQFQCKGGLVANGGTGMKCDNGTWSVTPECAPAPCMQPPPHVHNGMRVFMGQDHGLRAKYVCFAGYMLTGMNSTYLMCNFGQWEGGRPHCEEFFCPNPYNVTGDILHGTINKKVDKGRFSFKKYMYTIRHGDRIEFQCDAGYRVDGHAGATCVDGQWQPPLGNGSSICIPAVHPPFRHLWEPIDNLRN; this is encoded by the exons gCACGGAATGTGTAGTGCTAAATCATATTCCGAATGGTCTCGTGGATATGCGCCCGAACAACAAATTTGGTGCCGTGGCCCAGTACGCTTGTAACGAAGGTTATAAACTACGGGGTGATCCAGCACGAGTTTGCCAAGGTGACGAGCAATGGAGCGGCACGGAACCACAATGTTTCCAGGACCTTACAG aAAAGGTTATCTGCTCGGCACCCCCTGAAATACCAAACGCCGTGCACAACGGCTTTATTGACCAGAACGCGTTCGAGATCGGCAAGATGCTTCAGTATGAATGTCTGCCAGATTTCCAAATGAACCGTGATGGCGTGACAAGGGCCTGGTGTGTCAAAAGTGGGGAGTGGGTGGGGCCGACTATGACGTGTACTAGGAAAG GGGCGTGGTGTCCACGTCTTCAAGACATTGACAATGGATGGGTGGAGCAGGACACAACAACGTCACAAGGGGGCATCGCCAG GTACACGTGCAAGTTGGGATATTTCCTGGCGGGGCGGAATCAAAGAACATGCTTATCGAGCGGCGAGTGGGACGGGGTCACACCTAGTTGTGAAAAAG TTACCTGCAAGCGTCCACCTAAACTCGACCACGCCGCGCACGATGGTGACCCGGCGCAGGAGATGTATCCGTCGGGCGGTCAGCTGCTCTACACATGCGCATACGGGTATCATCCGGACGGCAACCCGCAGGTCATGTGCAACGGCGAGGGAAACTGGGTGGGACTGACACTGACGTGCACGC CGAAAAGCTGCGGTTACCCGGGAGAAATTGATAAGGGCCACAGGATTGGTTTTGTGTTCACATTCCCAAACAAGGTGACCTACCAATGCATGGAGGGGTATACCTTACAGGGAGAGAACTACAAAATGTGCCAGGCGGACGGGACTTGGAGTGGGAAGACACCCACGTGCGAAC CTGTTCGTTGCCCAACTCTGAAGGCCCCGGTGTTCGGCCGTATGTACGGGACAGGCAACGATTATGGCGCAGTCATTAG GTTCGAGTGTGAGGACAAGTACAAGGTGATGGGGTCCACTGAACGACGATGCCAGGCCGACAGGTCCTGGAGCGGTGAACTCACCAGATGTGAAG AGATCAACTGTGGTTGGCCAACGCCGTTCTACAACGGCTATTTGATTGGTCACGACACATCGGTGGGAGGAACTTTATTTTTCAG CTGTAAAATCCACGCAACGTTCGAGGGAACAGCATTTCAGACAAGATGTCTCGAAACAGGAGAATGGTCAGATCCCCCGCCAATGTGCTGGA GCCAGTGTCAGATTCCAGTAATTCCCAACGCCACACTTGAAGGAGGACGTCCGTTGACATACGTTAATCACAAAACTGTCATCCAATTCCAATGTAAGGGCGGGCTCGTTGCCAATGGGGGCACGGGCATGAAGTGTGACAATGGCACCTGGAGTGTGACACCGGAATGCGCACCAG CACCATGTATGCAGCCACCGCCCCACGTACATAATGGTATGAGGGTGTTTATGGGTCAAGATCATGGACTGCGAGCCAAATATGTGTGTTTTGCGGGCTACATGCTAACGGGGATGAATAGCACATATCTGATGTGTAACTTTGGACAGTGGGAAGGCGGACGCCCTCATTGCGAAGAAT TCTTTTGTCCAAACCCATACAACGTTACGGGAGACATTTTACACGGCACAATCAACAAGAAGGTGGACAAGGGGCGATTTAGTTtcaagaaatacatgtacacaattcGCCACGGGGATCGTATCGAGTTCCAGTGCGATGCTGGTTATCGAGTGGACGGACATGCTGGGGCAACATGCGTTGATGGACAATGGCAGCCACCGCTTGGCAACGGCTCATCCATTTGTATCCCAGCTGTTCACCCGCCCTTCCGACACCTTTGGGAACCAATCGATAACTTGAGGAACTAA